In the genome of Xenopus laevis strain J_2021 chromosome 1S, Xenopus_laevis_v10.1, whole genome shotgun sequence, one region contains:
- the fgfbp2.S gene encoding fibroblast growth factor-binding protein 2 — protein MTSLQFQDLNLNMKLSVLLSAVAVFCIGTLAQNSESGERLPFQSKGKDACVMSPNGQGEIRLKIECKNQGKSYSCEFAGKPSYCRAYNRDKTGFWKKLSEDLSKVTNPCDAQVIKHSLCPKAPSQSQLRQVHGSPQSDTSKPEVKPPAPQKTTTKKPPVTKKPAAPKKPVEEPENPKAMKVAKERCWWYFQKFCSYMIEIFMS, from the coding sequence ATGACTTCTCTCCAGTTCCAGGATCTAAATCTAAACATGAAGCTGAGTGTCCTCCTTTCAGCAGTGGCCGTGTTCTGCATTGGAACCCTGGCACAGAACTCCGAAAGTGGAGAAAGGCTACCATTCCAGAGCAAAGGCAAGGATGCTTGTGTCATGAGCCCCAACGGCCAAGGTGAAATCCGCTTAAAAATTGAGTGCAAAAACCAAGGCAAGTCATACTCGTGTGAATTTGCTGGGAAACCATCTTACTGCCGCGCCTACAACAGAGATAAAACTGGATTCTGGAAAAAGCTAAGTGAGGATCTATCAAAAGTAACCAATCCATGCGATGCACAGGTCATTAAGCACAGCCTGTGCCCCAAAGCCCCTTCTCAGTCTCAGCTCCGACAAGTTCATGGAAGCCCACAATCTGATACATCTAAACCTGAAGTAAAGCCACCGGCACCGCAGAAGACAACAACGAAAAAGCCTCCAGTGACCAAGAAACCTGCTGCACCCAAGAAACCGGTAGAAGAACCAGAGAATCCCAAAGCAATGAAGGTTGCAAAGGAACGCTGCTGGTGGTACTTCCAAAAATTCTGCTCCTACATGATAGAGATATTTATGAGCTAA